Proteins found in one Neofelis nebulosa isolate mNeoNeb1 chromosome 3, mNeoNeb1.pri, whole genome shotgun sequence genomic segment:
- the LRAT gene encoding lecithin retinol acyltransferase isoform X2, with translation MKNPMLEALSLLLEKLLLISNFKLFSSGAQSENKARNSFYEISRFLRGDVLEVPRTHLTHYGIYLGDNRVAHMMPDILLALTDDKRLTQKVVSNKRLILGVIGRVASVRVDTVEDFAYGADILVNHLDKSLKRKALLNEEVAQRAEKLLGLTSYSLLWNNCEHFVTYCRFGTPISPQADKHIEEYRVLLH, from the coding sequence ATGAAGAACCCAATGCTGGAGGCACTGTCCCTATTGCTGGAGAAGCTGCTCCTCATCTCCAACTTCAAGCTCTTCAGTTCCGGGGCCCAGAGCGAAAACAAGGCGAGGAACAGTTTCTATGAGATCAGCCGTTTCCTGCGCGGCGACGTGCTGGAGGTGCCGCGGACCCACCTGACCCACTACGGCATCTACCTGGGCGACAACCGTGTCGCCCACATGATGCCCGACATCCTCTTGGCCCTGACCGACGACAAGCGGCTCACCCAGAAGGTGGTCTCCAACAAGCGTCTCATCCTGGGCGTCATCGGCAGGGTGGCCAGCGTCCGCGTGGACACAGTGGAGGACTTCGCCTACGGAGCCGATATCCTGGTCAATCACCTGGACAAGTCCCTCAAGAGGAAGGCGCTGCTCAACGAAGAGGTGGCGCAGAGAGCGGAGAAGCTGCTGGGCTTGACTTCCTACAGCCTCCTGTGGAACAACTGTGAGCACTTCGTGACCTACTGCAGATTCGGCACACCGATCAGCCCTCAGGCTGACAAG